From the Dermacentor variabilis isolate Ectoservices chromosome 5, ASM5094787v1, whole genome shotgun sequence genome, the window GAGTTGACATGTTTAAGAGCGTTGATGGGATTCATAAGTGTTGCAACTTAACgcattttcgaagtgcgcgcaccttttatcgcctcatctggcgatccttcgggttcggactatctctactaacacgtgctcctttctatcttcctgccactcggctacttataaatacactctacacctttgaataaaggttcattttgttctactgactacgctgaggcttcactggtctggcgttattgcgagcacgccatggctatgctacagtggcgacgaagatggACATCGCCCATGCAGTGAAAGTCGACGCTGAACCGGAACCCACGCAGAACCGAGAAACCAAGGTCATCATGGCTCACCAACTTCCCGACTTCGAAGAAGGCAAAGATAAGTGGAAGCCGTACCTTATTAAAGTAGAAGCATACTTCGAAGCGAATGCGATTGAAGACTCGACTAAGAAAAGAGCATTGCTTGTTGCTGCGTTAAATACGCATACGATCCAAGTGCTGGCAGGGAAGGTGGCTCCACGCAAGCCAAATGCATTGACGTATGAAGAAGTCGTCGAAGTTTTGAGTGAGCACTACAGTCCCAAAAGACACGAAATCACCGAAAGCTACAAGTTCTTCAGTCGTTGTCAAGCGGAGGGCGAGCCTGTTAATGAATTCCTGGTAGACATTCGCCGAATAGCTGAcaattgcaattttggcagtgctttgGATCGCATGATTCGAGATCGCATTGTTTGTGGAATACGGTCAGGTGCCCTGCAGAAGCAGCTACTGGCACAGCGAGAATTAACGCTACAAGACGCTGAAGCGATGGCCCTTGCAGCTGAGGCTGCGGATAGTGATGTAAAAGAGATGATCGGACCGGCAACGACACCCGTGTTAAAAGTACAGGCGTATCGGAAAGAAACTCTAGTGGATGAGAGGAGGGCTGCCACACGTCAAGAATGCGCAAGGTGCGGTAGTACAAAACAtaatgacgcgtgttgctcctggTCTAACGCTCGCTGTTACCGCTGTGGACGACGTGGTCACCTTGCAAGGAAATGTCGAAGTCGCGGGGCTAGAGAACAAGGCACGGCAAGGACAGCCCAAACTAACACCCTCTTGGGGACGGAAGCCTCAGCCGACAAGGA encodes:
- the LOC142583647 gene encoding uncharacterized protein LOC142583647 yields the protein MDIAHAVKVDAEPEPTQNRETKVIMAHQLPDFEEGKDKWKPYLIKVEAYFEANAIEDSTKKRALLVAALNTHTIQVLAGKVAPRKPNALTYEEVVEVLSEHYSPKRHEITESYKFFSRCQAEGEPVNEFLVDIRRIADNCNFGSALDRMIRDRIVCGIRSGALQKQLLAQRELTLQDAEAMALAAEAADSDVKEMIGPATTPVLKVQAYRKETLVDERRAATRQECARCGRLPVLGELALQVCHKGVTVECALTVLDCAGPSLCGRDLIQRLNSAGAPVVSFVENSAATNDSSESSVNSIFNDYNDVFSEELGLIKGPPASLHMKEGAVPKFCKARPIPYALRERVSLELDRLVSVGVLSPVAHSEWATPIVVVLKKDGAHFGFTGCIQSSGAKR